From Chaetodon auriga isolate fChaAug3 chromosome 10, fChaAug3.hap1, whole genome shotgun sequence, a single genomic window includes:
- the ttc34 gene encoding tetratricopeptide repeat protein 34, with the protein MTAVVRPGVNVLELCDEGDQFLEAGELERATSLYMSAFRTHAASTVSHMRKLKSSLGGVISTLEGWLDSDVENQPTEGLNKGLAAVFLSTLCPNNLSATIFKMESLLQSGGHGCEEIFARCTALLQGKGNPHLQGATATLLEITRALACLFSEPNSIKGLRLYLKAYQNHGTGVAARNHLRQQAEKGLSAYKERVLIRPDLRSTEGVELLDPVIAQLRALCHLEPDGGGRALRVRLAECLLLRGEHKEALSICSQLAAAQGQQSYQNTVQVLRGYARLLSDDHKGALEDFQAVIEHNAPHPSSCVRALCGRGLLRMMGGLNYLTALDYVTASRLQPQETALTVRCLVPWNYRGLLFTVLLEQGRVMLEGTGEHESKSKSNEDSQQPQQGEQLQAALKRDSHRTGTPAGVQSLAVLLMELQPGADGSQILAADALYQLGRVEEAYRSLLSVGPTSPRAPILARLALLQLHRGFLYDTNQLLKKLIQCGDTSCLRPLLAVAQQKDRRLLQAHCHTAAKRILEGTREESAVREAVAYLSIAIMASGGEAADSLLERARCYALLGQRKTAIFDFSAILKEHPTHVKALCGRGFTYLTLNRQKECTHDILAALQINTDMVTKDILSLKDKARKLVCDWLHEFCRTNLSDILHANAVPCHEEQLREAFIIGGALMRTDCRDPRWHLLYVDVLLAKGEVEAAGAHLCQVFGQEPRDTVAQARVGVVEAWQQNYHSAARRLSKLSEKDPSSLDFLLAVIPFNQRKRMAQAAAQEASSVSSGGQWDQAVTLLTVAVQAVGNHRLQYLRQRAACLAQLGLHERAITDLDRVIQRHGGSDSSCSDDPQVWVEDLCRRGRSLVLCSREGAALEDFSRALELHRTRAIQCVEAGLGRLRLAECFLRGALQHYGEQQLSKAWTLIECGLIVDSENTELRRLRARVKREVASPCNVN; encoded by the exons ATGACTGCTGTGGTTCGACCTGGTGTCAATGTTTTGGAGCTATGTGATGAAGGAGACCAGTTCCTTGAGGCTGGAGAGCTTGAGAGGGCTACCTCTCTCTACATGTCTGCCTTCAGGACTCATGCCGCCTCCACTGTGTCCCACATGCGGAAATTGAAGTCCAGCCTCGGTGGGGTGATCTCTACTCTAGAAGGTTGGCTTGACAGTGACGTGGAGAACCAGCCCACTGAGGGTCTTAATAAAGGtcttgctgctgtgtttctgtccacacTCTGCCCCAACAACCTGTCAGCCACCATTTTCAAAATGGAGTCTCTCCTTCAGAGCGGTGGGCATGGCTGTGAGGAAATTTTTGCTCGCTGCACTGCTCTGCTTCAAGGGAAGGGAAACCCACACCTGCAAGGTGCGACTGCCACCTTGTTGGAGATAACTCGTGCCTTGGCCTGCTTGTTCTCAGAGCCCAACAGCATCAAGGGGCTGAGGCTTTACCTCAAAGCTTACCAGA ATCACGGAACAGGGGTGGCTGCTCGCAATCACCTCCGACAGCAGGCAGAGAAGGGCCTGTCTGCTTACAAAGAAAGGGTCCTCATCCGTCCAGACCTGCGGTCCACTGAAGGAGTTGAACTCCTGGACCCTGTGATCGCTCAGCTACGGGCTCTGTGCCATTTGGAGCCTGATGGGGGAGGCAGGGCACTGCGGGTACGATTGGCTGAGTGTCTTCTCCTCAGAGGGGAACACAAAGAGGCCCTCTCCATCTGTAGCCAGCTAGCTGCTGCCCAAGGTCAGCAGAGTTATCAAAACACAGTGCAGGTTCTTCGTGGATATGCACGACTTCTCTCCGATGACCACAAGGGGGCGTTAGAAGACTTCCAGGCTGTGATTGAACACAATGCCCCTCACCCATCTAGCTGTGTGCGGGCACTGTGTGGCAGGGGCCTTCTGCGTATGATGGGCGGCTTAAACTACCTCACAGCGTTAGACTATGTGACAGCCAGCAGGCTGCAGCCTCAGGAAACAGCACTGACTGTTCGCTGCTTGGTGCCATGGAACTACCGGGGGCTGTTGTTTACTGTTTTACTGGAGCAGGGACGAGTCATGCTAGAGGGGACCGGAGAGCATGAATCCAAGTCCAAGTCCAATGAAGACTCCCAACAGCCCCAGCAAGGGGAGCAACTGCAGGCCGCATTAAAAAGAGACAGCCACAGGACAGG GACTCCTGCTGGTGTCCAGTctctggctgtgctgctgatggagctCCAGCCCGGTGCTGATGGGTCTCAGATCCTGGCAGCAGATGCCTTGTACCAGCTTGGCCGGGTTGAGGAGGCCTACCGGTCACTACTTTCCGTCGGACCCACCAGTCCCCGGGCACCCATTCTGGCTCGCCTcgccctgctgcagctgcacagaggcTTTCTTTATGACACCAATCAG CTTCTGAAAAAACTCATTCAGTGTGGAGATACAAGCTGCTTGCGCCCCCTGTTGGCGGTGGCGCAACAGAAGGATCGAAGACTGCTGCAGGCGCACTGCCATACTGCTGCAAAACGCATCCTGGAGGGCACGCGAGAGGAGAGCGCTGTCAGGGAGGCCGTGGCATATCTCTCCATCGCTATCATGGCCTCTG GTGGTGAGGCAGCAGACTCTTTGCTGGAGAGAGCGAGGTGTTATGCCCTGCTGGGCCAACGAAAGACAGCCATCTTTGATTTCAGTGCCATTTTGAAGGAGCACCCAACACATGTTAAGGCTCTCTGTGGACGAGGTTTCACCTATCTCACACTGAACCGGCAAAAG GAATGCACTCATGACATCCTGGCAGCACTTCAGATAAACACTGACATGGTCACTAAAGACATTCTGTCACTCAAGGACAAGGCACGGAAGTTGGTCTGCGATTGGCTGCATGAGTTCTGTCGGACCAACCTGTCAGACATCCTGCATGCTAATGCTGTCCCCTGCCAtgaagagcagctcagagaggcTTTTATAATTGGTGGGGCTCTGATGAGGACTGACTGCAGAGACCCCAGATGGCATCTCCTCTATGTGGATGTACTCTTAGCCAAAG GTGAAGTTGAGGCAGCAGGTGCTCATCTGTGCCAGGTGTTTGGTCAGGAGCCAAGAGATACAGTGGCCCAGGCCAGGGTGGGTGTGGTGGAGGCCTGGCAGCAGAACTACCACAGTGCAGCTCGCAGACTCAGCAAACTGTCTGAGAAAGATCCATCCAGTCTGGACTTCTTGCTGGCCGTGATCCCATTCAATCAACGAAAACGCATGGCTCAG gcagcagcacaggaggCCAGCAGTGTGTCCTCAGGTGGTCAGTGGGATCAGGCCGTCACACTCCTCACTGTGGCAGTACAAGCAGTGGGCAATCACAGACTCCAGTATCTTCGCCAGCGAGCTGCCTGCCTCGCTCAGCTGGGCTTACATGAGCGGGCCATAACTGACCTGGACAGAGTTATCCAGAGACACGGTGGATCCGACTCCAGCTGCTCAGATGACCCCCAAGTCTGGGTGGAGGACCTGTGTCGGCGTGGCCGCAGCCTGGTGCTCTGTTCCAGAGAGGGAGCAGCTCTGGAGGACTTCAGTCGGGCCTTGGAGCTCCACAGGACCCGGGCCATCCAGTGTGTGGAGGCTGGTCTGGGGAGGCTACGTCTGGCTGAGTGCTTCCTGCGGGGGGCGCTGCAGCACTATGgggagcagcagctcagcaaagCCTGGACATTGATTGAATGTGGCCTGATTGTGGACAGTGAGAACACCGAGCTCCGCAGACTGAGGGCAAGGGTCAAGCGAGAAGTGGCGAGCCCCTGCAACGTCAACTAG